Proteins found in one Pararge aegeria chromosome 12, ilParAegt1.1, whole genome shotgun sequence genomic segment:
- the LOC120628291 gene encoding zinc finger protein OZF-like: MEKDLVCIKIKVEPDDSGPDILPSIADHNIGASNDNKKQNDMNDQSLRDDDRKCLIEPEFVSVKKEPGSTVDTVNSKAKTNTDTASWHNVPVKYEPGCQNINVEISIKEEPTDVEVQIEPYYPDYIVPDTAPQIPKPCNLFISDFSDKILDLSSTVDGKYMCPICQKRFANKGNVSRHVLEAHTREKLECNVCFRKFVKQGHYEKHLLTHSTEKRFKCEECDKRFRTSSNLEQHKRIHLLVKPFQCQKCTRQFAVKANLAKHQGSGRCKLPNVDPIVCNVCNKVFQKEFLLKSHLRRHTTERPYECDKCKMCFKYKSTLIRHVQLHNNIKPYSCTICKKKFTHSGLIKPHMRKHTGEKPYACPMCNKLFAHKHNMQRHSLRHAKIKNLVCAVCNKVFPKESRLIYHMRTHTKAKPFVCAVCGKTFSHRQNIVRHYGRKHPNDRYECTDTDASVAKHVWENVVLKNNMNVSDDVKHVVSSDDELLSNFITEEIIGK; encoded by the exons ATGGAGAAAGATCTAGTGTGCATTAAAATTAAGGTAGAGCCCGATGACAGTGGGCCAGATATTTTACCTTCCATAGCGGATCATAATATAGGAGCCtctaatgataataaaaaacaaaatgatatGAATGACCAAAGCTTGCGAGACGACGACCGAAAGTGTCTGATTGAGCCGGAGTTCGTCAGCGTTAAGAAAGAACCGGGCTCGACTGTTGACAC cGTTAATTCAAAGGCAAAGACAAATACAGACACAGCAAGCTGGCATAATGTACCAGTCAAATATGAACCTGGATGCCAAAATATAAATGTAGAAATATCTATCAAGGAAGAACCAACTGATGTAGAAGTGCAAATT gaacCATATTACCCTGATTATATTGTGCCAGACACAGCACCGCAGATACCAAAACCATGCAACCTGTTTATAAGTGATT TTTCCGACAAAATTCTCGACTTGAGCTCGACTGTTGACGGGAAATACATGTGCCCAATATGCCAGAAGAGATTCGCAAATAAAGGTAACGTTAGCCGGCACGTACTCGAAGCGCACACGCGGGAAAAACTCGAATGCAATGTATGCTTCAGAAAATTCGTCAAACAGGGCCATTACGAGAAGCATTTACTCACGCATTCTACGGAAAAACGTTTCAAATGCGAGGAATGCGACAAAAGGTTTCGCACCTCCTCGAACTTGGAGCAGCATAAGCGCATACATCTACTAGTGAAACCTTTCCAATGTCAAAAATGCACGAGACAGTTCGCCGTCAAAGCGAACCTCGCGAAACACCAGGGCTCTGGCAGGTGTAAATTACCAAACGTCGATCCAATTGTTTGCAACGTCTGCAACAAGGTATTCCAAAAAGAGTTCCTATTAAAAAGCCATTTACGGAGACACACCACAGAGCGCCCGTACGAATGTGACAAATGCAAAATGTGTTTCAAATACAAATCTACACTAATACGCCACGTTcaactacataataatatcaaaccGTACTCATGTACTATATGCAAGAAAAAGTTCACACATTCAGGTCTGATAAAGCCACATATGAGAAAACACACCGGGGAGAAGCCGTACGCATGTCCGATGTGCAACAAACTTTTCGCCCACAAACACAATATGCAAAGGCATTCGTTGAGGCACgcgaaaattaaaaacttagttTGCGCGGTCTGCAACAAAGTTTTCCCTAAAGAGAGTCGGTTGATTTATCATATGAGAACTCATACTAAAGCCAAGCCATTCGTTTGTGCGGTTTGCGGTAAAACTTTTTCACATAGACAAAATATAGTTAGACATTATGGTAGGAAGCATCCGAACGATAGATACGAATGCACTGATACTGACGCAAGTGTTGCCAAACACGTGTGGGAGAATGTGGTGTTGAAGAATAATATGAATGTTAGTGATGACGTCAAACATGTCGTCAGTAGCGACGACGAATTGTTGTCGAACTTTATAACTGAAGAAATTatagggaaataa